In the Chryseobacterium sp. MYb264 genome, one interval contains:
- a CDS encoding carbonic anhydrase, which yields MKKLIFTISLCSLGLTNAQQHWGYEGNESPEHWGEMTGNEKCGQSKSQSPINIVTSKVIPGKGLKNIGFNYENSDIKDINDNGHTLQFDFKDGNFVMYDNKKYFLMQFHAHEESEHKIDGVRYPLELHFVHKALDGTVLVLGVMVKEGKENSYFEKLKVFKTLAKDRKEDTDIIFNPEKMYPKNKSYYRYAGSLTTPPCSDNVTWIVFKTPIEMTEDEIEDIAKHLPKNNNRAIQPLNGRKVSTFNLK from the coding sequence ATGAAAAAATTAATTTTTACCATCAGCTTATGTTCCCTAGGACTTACAAATGCCCAACAACATTGGGGCTATGAAGGAAATGAATCTCCGGAACATTGGGGAGAAATGACCGGAAACGAAAAATGTGGACAAAGCAAAAGCCAGTCGCCCATCAATATTGTAACCTCAAAGGTGATTCCCGGAAAAGGTCTTAAAAACATTGGTTTTAATTATGAAAACAGTGACATCAAAGACATCAATGATAACGGACACACGCTTCAATTCGATTTTAAAGACGGAAATTTTGTGATGTACGACAACAAAAAATATTTCCTGATGCAGTTTCATGCACATGAAGAATCTGAACATAAGATTGACGGGGTAAGATATCCACTGGAACTTCACTTTGTTCACAAAGCATTGGACGGAACCGTTCTTGTTCTTGGAGTCATGGTCAAAGAAGGAAAAGAAAATTCTTATTTTGAAAAACTGAAAGTATTCAAAACATTGGCAAAGGATAGAAAAGAAGATACTGACATCATTTTTAATCCGGAAAAAATGTATCCTAAAAATAAGAGTTATTATAGATATGCAGGCTCACTTACAACACCTCCCTGCTCTGATAACGTGACATGGATTGTATTCAAAACTCCGATTGAAATGACCGAAGATGAAATTGAAGATATTGCAAAACATCTTCCTAAAAATAACAACAGAGCAATCCAACCTCTTAATGGCAGAAAAGTTTCCACCTTTAATTTAAAATAA
- a CDS encoding monovalent cation:proton antiporter-2 (CPA2) family protein has product MESTLAMNTLIFLGVAIIMVPLARKLGLSSVIGYIAGGIIIGPYVLRLTGKDVNDIMHASEFGVIMLLFLVGLELEPRKFWEMRKKIIGLGLTQMFLTIFLLFVIFLWSGWRIDKAVAIAMCFALSSTAIVLQTLQEKNNLKTLAGEASFSTLLFQDIAVIPILAILPIVANYKAKHNDNNIQVLIQTLPEWLQASTVIFGVIILILLGKYVFVPFLRYVSKSGMTELLTASSLFLVIGVSELMVSIGLSPALGAFLAGVMLANSEFRHELEAQIDPFKGLLLAVFFVSVGSTMNFNVIAKDPLFIFSTVFAVLAVKFIVLFAIGKFFRIDTPQSLFYAFALSQVGEFAFVLINYASSLYLLSPELNAQMMAVTAITMCITPFLLIVNDKLITPKFIKEVPEQENDFNILDNEVSQKKIIIVGFGHFGSTVGRLLKANKISATVLDRDSDRVKLLRSYGFKVYYGDATRIPILRAAGIEDAEILVLCLDDPADNKFIADLVREHYPKVKIFVRAKNRIDAYDYLNNGINNIYRETLGTAVDMAVDVLHETGMRKYAARRLGQRFMTIDKASIRRLAKAKDNENEVRLFTTKEILQREEELLAYDNLSFETGILDDYPENKENDEN; this is encoded by the coding sequence ATGGAATCTACTTTAGCAATGAACACTCTTATTTTCTTAGGCGTAGCCATTATTATGGTTCCACTGGCGAGGAAATTGGGGCTCAGTTCCGTGATAGGATATATTGCCGGAGGGATTATCATTGGACCTTATGTTCTGAGACTTACCGGAAAAGATGTAAACGACATCATGCACGCCAGTGAATTTGGCGTTATTATGCTTTTATTCCTGGTCGGTTTGGAGCTGGAGCCGAGAAAATTTTGGGAGATGCGGAAAAAAATAATCGGATTAGGGCTCACCCAGATGTTTCTCACTATCTTTTTACTTTTCGTCATCTTTCTGTGGTCAGGCTGGAGAATTGATAAGGCTGTCGCCATAGCAATGTGTTTTGCACTGTCTTCAACCGCTATCGTTTTACAAACGTTACAGGAAAAGAACAACCTGAAAACTTTAGCCGGAGAAGCATCATTTTCCACCCTATTGTTTCAGGATATTGCAGTAATCCCCATTTTAGCCATTCTTCCGATTGTTGCCAATTATAAAGCGAAACACAATGATAATAATATTCAGGTTTTAATACAGACCTTGCCCGAATGGCTGCAGGCCTCCACCGTTATCTTTGGCGTAATTATTTTAATATTATTAGGCAAATATGTTTTTGTTCCTTTTCTGAGATATGTTTCAAAATCCGGAATGACAGAGCTTTTAACCGCTTCTTCACTATTTTTAGTGATTGGCGTTTCAGAATTAATGGTTTCCATAGGTTTATCACCAGCTTTAGGTGCTTTCCTTGCGGGTGTTATGCTGGCAAACAGCGAATTTCGTCATGAACTGGAAGCACAAATTGATCCTTTTAAAGGATTATTATTAGCTGTATTCTTCGTGAGTGTGGGTTCCACCATGAATTTTAATGTGATTGCCAAAGATCCGCTCTTTATTTTCAGTACCGTTTTTGCTGTATTGGCCGTAAAATTCATTGTTTTATTTGCCATCGGGAAATTTTTCAGGATAGATACGCCTCAAAGTTTATTTTATGCATTCGCTCTTTCTCAGGTAGGTGAATTTGCTTTTGTACTGATTAATTATGCTTCAAGTCTATATCTTTTAAGTCCCGAACTAAATGCTCAAATGATGGCAGTCACAGCAATTACCATGTGTATCACTCCCTTTCTGTTAATTGTAAATGATAAATTAATCACTCCAAAATTTATTAAAGAAGTTCCTGAACAGGAAAATGATTTCAATATTTTGGATAATGAGGTTTCTCAAAAGAAAATTATTATTGTCGGGTTCGGGCACTTTGGAAGCACTGTCGGACGTTTACTAAAAGCGAATAAAATATCAGCAACCGTTTTGGACAGAGATTCTGACCGGGTGAAATTATTGAGAAGTTATGGTTTTAAAGTCTATTACGGAGATGCTACCAGAATCCCCATTCTTCGTGCAGCAGGCATTGAAGATGCCGAAATTCTGGTTCTCTGTCTTGATGATCCAGCGGACAATAAATTTATCGCGGATCTTGTGCGGGAACATTATCCCAAAGTGAAGATTTTTGTACGAGCTAAAAACAGAATTGATGCCTATGATTATCTCAACAACGGAATCAACAATATTTATCGTGAAACATTGGGCACCGCTGTAGACATGGCGGTAGATGTTCTTCATGAAACGGGAATGCGTAAATACGCTGCGAGAAGATTAGGGCAGCGCTTTATGACCATTGATAAAGCTTCTATCCGTAGACTGGCAAAAGCAAAAGACAATGAAAATGAGGTCAGGCTCTTCACCACAAAGGAAATTTTACAGCGTGAAGAAGAATTACTGGCCTATGATAATTTAAGCTTCGAGACGGGAATACTGGATGATTATCCAGAAAATAAGGAAAATGACGAAAATTAA
- a CDS encoding NAD(P)H-dependent oxidoreductase, with protein sequence MKKTLVVFAHPYLEHSNSNVELINFYVRHQHFTLRDLYEEYPDFHIAAFRERKRIVEYERFIFQFPLIWFGMPPLLRLWIDEVFDRDWLKEGEYNPLEGKEIQILITTGGKERSFTKEGTYKYTVEELISGLIVSLNVFKANIKNIKIVYEANKLSKKDIILHKKEFMELLNQ encoded by the coding sequence ATGAAGAAGACGTTGGTAGTTTTTGCGCACCCTTATTTAGAGCACTCTAACTCGAATGTTGAGCTCATCAATTTCTACGTCCGTCATCAGCATTTTACTCTTCGGGATCTTTATGAAGAATACCCGGATTTTCACATTGCCGCTTTTCGGGAAAGAAAAAGAATTGTTGAATATGAGCGGTTCATTTTTCAGTTTCCCCTGATCTGGTTCGGTATGCCTCCCCTTTTGCGACTTTGGATAGATGAAGTTTTCGACAGAGACTGGCTGAAGGAAGGCGAATATAATCCTTTGGAAGGAAAAGAAATTCAGATTCTCATTACCACTGGCGGGAAAGAAAGATCTTTCACCAAAGAAGGCACGTATAAATATACGGTAGAGGAACTCATCAGCGGACTTATTGTTTCTCTAAATGTGTTTAAGGCCAACATTAAAAATATAAAAATCGTTTACGAAGCCAATAAACTTTCTAAGAAAGATATTATTCTTCATAAAAAAGAATTCATGGAACTTCTTAATCAATAA